The nucleotide window agcagTTTCCTTCTCTGAAGCCACTTAATAAGCTTCAGAGTGTTTTTTATAGAGCTGGGTTTGTTAATAAGCTTCTTCAGCCCGGTGAATCtgctcatttattattattattattattattattattattattattaattaaacgaTTACTTTAGAAAGTGGTGAATGTAGAGCAATAGTTAGTTTTTGATCTGACGGAGCGGGAGAAATTGCGCTCCCGCTTTCATGCGTAATCAATACGGGACAAGGGAAAAGTTCCGTGTTCACACGTCATCAATGGGGGACAAAGGAATTGTGCAGCAGCAGTGTTTTAACTAACATGGAGAACTCCGACAAAAAGTCGAAAAGGCGTGCGGACCCGGGGCAAAAAGAATGACAACGTGGAGATGGATGCATTGAAGAAGACGTGCGTCAGTGGCACTAGTGGTGAGTATGTTACTCTGTTTACTGGCACACATTATTGATGGCTAGCAAGCTATGGCTAGatgccggtgttatgcgctaaaatgcccccctgccacggattgccccccctacataatctctatcaaatattatattaggacatacatttaaaggtttattattatcaaatatattattactattataattaaccctaggcacgtgacagccgtcgagacgattaatacaaatccccaaaaatgattattttatggcacatttcttttgtaggggtttgtcaatgtacaaataacaaattatttattacaatttacactaaataaatattgtttgtggtgaaaaatgacaggaaacgatttttattataaaataagcaatataaaaactatagtcttataaattataaatctaataaattgatttttttaaataaattgttgcttttttgtttgtttttggaaacTGTGATACTTTTCCCCCAAAATTATTTGATAAATAAACAGTAAGAaaagcatttattaaaaatagaaagaattaaggtcaatacattttctttaaaaaaaaatgatagtaGAAATGatagtaaagatttttttttaataaatattgaacTTTTTATTCTTCAAAGAATCTTGATCACAGattcccccaaaaaaaaaaaattaggcacAACAGTTTTCAACACTGAAATAAATCAGCATATTATAATGCTTTCTGAAGGATCATGTGTCACTGAAGACTGGAGTAATGATGCTGAAAATTCAGCTTTGCATTAATGGAACAAAGGATATTTTAAAgagtattataattaaaaactgttattgttaaattgtaataatatttttttctgcatttttgatCAAATTAATGCAGCCTTAATGAGCATAAGAGacttatttaagaaaataaaatacagtcttACTGCTTCCAATTTTTTAATGGCAGTGTATTTTTGCTGTACAATTGTTTCTCTTGGCTGGttccaataaaaataaaaattgcattGGGGATTTAGAGGAATAACCTGGAAGACCATCTACATAAGCTTtaacactttttgttttgttaaatccTTGTAAAAGACTTAAAACAAATTAGAGGGTGACTTAATAAGCTGCATTTACtgcattaaattataatttcataAGGAACCAGTTACTTCACTCTGGaagaacatacagtaaactacataaaacaaattcctttaaGAGAAGTATTCTTTGGTTAGCTAAAGcactgtgtaaaaaataaatcagatccaCATATCAAAATTttataccaaataaaaaataatactattACCGCACGCCGGTATAATAAACAACTTTGTGTCATAATGGAGATTGAAACAATTTATGAgtcaggtgtgtgagtgtgtcaatTGGTGTGTAAGAATATCAAAACCAAATACTAACAATTATTTTGTGTTCTCTAAATTACAGCTCAAACACCACAGCAGGTGGTGTCCcgttacaaaaacatttttcggCACTTCAGTAAAGAAGGGGACCATGTCAGCTGCTTTCAAACGTGTTGGCGTGGACCGGAACACAgtagcagtcaatgctccaatCGCAGAGCTATACATTGCTGCACCTGACAAATTTAAGGATCTTCTTAAAAACCACAGCAGTCAGGTTAAACTAAGTGCATTTGCCACACAGTGTGCTGCCGCAATTAATGATGATTCAGCAATTGAGGATAGAATTAAAGCCCTTAATGCTTCTGGTAAGCTGTTGCCCCTTAAACGGAAGTGAACTCACCAAAATTATGTACGGTCTGCACTGCTGTTCACTGATGTTTAAAAGTTAATACTGAAGTAGTTTTTTCAagttttgaaatattttatattatcattattttttataaaaatattatttgttgtattttataaTCTATTGTTGGTACTGATTGTTGATACAGTTGTAcggtttcatttattttgcatcttgaaataaatatttttatgtttccctctgtgttgtgttttcatttttctgtttagaAGATAAATGTGCCTTTAAATCTCATTTGTAAACCCTTTACAAGGCATAAATAGTCCTCACTTTAGATGAGCTCACAAAAACCATTAACTGACAGctagtaaatgttttataactACCTAAATTAATTATGGGTTACAGTAGGAATGTGTgttaataaagcatttattaaCACACTGACAAACTCTTAATATATGACTGAATAATAAGATGTATAAATGTGCATTCAAATGGTTTATGAATCATTTACTAACACGTTCTAAATGATCTCATGAACCACTTACAGTTACTAACTAAtcggtttttaaataatgtaatgctTAATTTAGAAATGATTAACAGATCCTTAATAAAGTAtgaaaatacaattattaaGCATATTATATAGATGCTTATAAAGCAAGAATAAAGCATGTATAGCTGTATTTATAAACTGCTTACTAATGTCTATTAATGCAGGAACAATGCTTTATAAATGATTGATTAACTATTTACCAATGCTTAACTAATGATTCATAGGGTGTAGTTATTATAAAGTGTTAccaatgtttctgatcatcaaacacatttaactattagtcaaagataacacaagtaaacacaaatttttaaacagtttttaaatgatgtttattatttagggagaaaaaaatccaaacctacatggccctgtgtgaaaaagtaattgccccctgaacctaataactggttgggccacccttagcagcaataacttttacagtgctctggaggaattttggcccactcatctttgcagaattgttgtaattcagctttatttgagggttttctagcatgaaccgcctttttaaggtcatgccacaacatctcaataggattcaggtcaggacattgactaggccactccaaagtcttcattttgtttttcttcagccattcagaggtggatttgctggtgtgttttgggtcattgtcctgctgcagcacccaagatcgcttcagcttgagttgacgaacagatggccagacattctccttcaggattttttggtagacagtagaattcatggttccatctatcacagcaagccttccaggtcctgaagcagcaaatcaaccccagaccatcacactaccaccaccatattttactgttggtatgatgttctttttctgaaatgctgtgttacttttacgccagatgtaacgggacacgcaccttccaaaaagttcaacttttgtctcgtcggtccacaaggtattttcccaaaagtcttgccaatcattgagatgttttttagcaaaattgagatgagccttaatgttctttttgcttaaaagtggtttgcgccttggaaatctgccatgcaggctgtttttgcccagtctccttcttatggtggagtcgtgaacactgaccttaattgaggcaggtgaggcctgcagttctttagatgttgtcctggggtcttttgtggcctctcggatgagttgtctctgcgctcttggggtaattttggtcggtcggccactcctgggaaggttcaccactgttccatgtttttgcaatttgtggataatggctctcactgtggttcgctggagtcccaaagctttagaaatggctttataacctttaccagactgatagatctcaattacttttgttctcatttgttcctgaatttctttggatcttggcatgatgtctagcttttgaggtgcttttggtctacttctctgtgtcagatAGCTCCTATtttagtgatttcttgattgaaacaggtgtggcagtaatcaggcctgggggtgactacagaaattgaactcaggtgtgataaaccacagttaagttattttttaacaaggggggcaatcactttttcacacagggccatgtagatttggagttttttttctcccttaataacataaaccttcatttaaaaactgcattttgtgttcaattatgtagTATTGAACACAAAAGTATtataatagttaacggtttttgatgagcagaaacatttaagtgtgacaaacatgcaaaagaataagaaatcaggaagggggcaaatagtttttcacaccactgtatatagtgtAAATTACATTTCTGTTATGGTTATTAGTGTGTTAGCTGTTACCTAGCCAGCCTTCTCTCATACCCTTTTGCACCCCACAACACACTTACTCAAGAgttttcattctgtttattgAACAGGTAAATAGGGGAAAATTATGGCCGAGTCCGATGCACGAGCTGTAGCACACAACTTTATCGCAGGCCCTTTTGTGACGCGTTGTGAGCCCATCCAAGAGCTCATTAACACTCTTAGCCGCCTTTATCTAGACGCAGATGATGAAGAAGGGCGACGAGGGCCCACACGGTGATTATGGGGTAGAACAACCACTCCCCGATGAGCAGCTgccttctcctcctcctgtcGATACTGAAGACAATCAAAGTCTCATCTCAGTTCCATGGTACTGGCGACCCGTCTCAGCCAACTGGAAATGGCTCTACAGACACTGGAAAGTCGACTCACCCAGTGAATGGATGAGCTGTCTGATCAGGTAGGGGAGCTGCAACGCAATTGCAACACAGACATTTTAGTGAACGAACACAAGCTGGAGAATGTCCAAGAAGACaacaactcacacacactcctacccTCAAGGCCCCCGTGAAGCTGGAGTTCCCCAGGTTTGGTGGTACTGAGGCAGAAGATCCCATCAGTTTCGTGGAAAGGTGTGAGGAATACTTAGCCTTGCATTCGCTCTCTAATAGCGCCATATTAGCTACCCTCCCCTCTGTACTCACCCACACCTCGAAGGACTGGTGGACTGCAGAAAGACACAGTGTCAGGAGCTGGAGGTCATTTAAATCTGCACTGCTGAAGGCATTCTTTACCGAGGACCATGAGAGTGAATCCAGCACCCTGACGAGAGCATAAGAGATTTCGCCTTTCAGTATCGTGCTCTCTGCCTGATGTGGAAACCGGGGATGACTGAGAGGGAAATTGTTCAAGCAACGCTGAGGAACTGTAACCCCCGCATTGCCAGTCTGCTGCGGAGCACAGTTGTCTCTATAAGCAAGCTGGTGCGAATCGGAACGCtggtgaaaagaaacaaaaccccATTCCAGCATCCCAACAGATGAAGGAGGGTAATAGACCCACCAGCCTCAGCATAGCCCAGGCCAGCCCTTTTTTGTTGAAAGACAGCTTACCTTAAATCACGTGTCCTGTACAGTCATCATCAACACAGGCAGCACCTTCTCCCTCATCACTGAGACACTGTAGAAAAGGATAAAGAAACCAACCGAAAAGTGGCAGTCTGCAAAAGGACAGTCATTCTCATTAGCCAATGGTTTGGTAGGCTGCAATAGGCAAACTGCATGCCAGATGCTCCTTGCAAGGAATAGAGACTGAGGTTTGTCTTTTTATCATAAAAGATCGCAATCTTACCTTTCCCTGTGTGTCAGggcttgatttttttaatggaggCTGGCATACAGATTAATTTTAGCCAGCGCTCCTACACTATCCCGGGAAGAGACGGTGAATATTTCCCGCTCTGTACATCCACTCATGGCCAAGTCGCCCTTTACGTAGCCAATCCGCTATCCTATTTGTCTGATGCCTCCGCATCCGCTATCTCCAGTTTGGTCAGTAAAGCCCCGGTAAAGCCCTCAACAGCAAAACACCGCTGGATGGCTTTCCTATGCCCCAGGTCCATGAAATCTTGAAGGCACTCTACGGGGCTACTGTGTTCAGCTCATTAGACCTTCGAAGTGGCTATTGGCAGGTGAAAATGCATCCAGACTATGGAACttcaaagtgttcaaaattaaataaataaataggacttGATGAAATAAATCACTCTATAAATAAATTGGTAACACTTTACGGTAAGGGTACACGAATTACCATGAATTCATGCATAAATTCATGCATGAATTATGTGTTACTTCATGCATTAATTTCTCATGAATTATCAGGAACTAACATGAGTTCTAAGTCTTTCTATCATGAATTCATGAAAGATCAACCCTTTAATTACGACATTAACTAAGGTGGGTACATCACCATGATTTATGGTTTATTACACATGATCatgatgttttcttttgttcacAAAAACAACGTCTTTCTTATTCACTTTTGGTAGATGACTCATCATGAATTTATGCACAAAATAGGATTAGACTACTTACCTCATGCATGCATACAGGTTAGAACAGTATATGTCAATTAAACAGTATGTAactaatgttttatattaattatgaatTGTCAAGCACGTTCATGTCTTCATAGTAGCCTGCAGTAAATGGTCAGACCCAAACACTGGTCAATCACAGAACATAGCTTGTATATTCCGTTGACATCCAAATACAGTAGTCATCATTAACTCTGCATTAACTTCTTATGAGTTCATCATGTGTGTGGCCCCTCAACTAAAGTGGTTACCAGACCCCAACATTGACTAATCACAGCACATAGCATGTGAATTGTTGACATCCAGTCCAGACATACAGTAGTCATCATTAAGTAAGCATTAATTTCTCATGAGTTCATCATGTGTGTGGCCCCTCAACTAAAGTGGTGACTTGGTCCTTTTATATACAGATAAATAGTGTATCATTGATGTAGGCATAATTGTGAAATAACATGAATATGAACATGAAAGTTTAAGCTTTTGCACACAGTACACTGAGGACACAAAAGGTACTTTGATCTTAACTTTCTGTTTTATTCTTGAACAGTAACCAAGTTCTGGTCCCAGTAAAATCAACATCAACGCCTGGAAAGAGCTGAGAAGAAATTCCACCATTCTACCATTAActtttagagagaaaaaaagatgaaaaaaagcaacaacagaACACAACAGCTTAGTATTTTTAAGGAAAGAAGCCACCTTCAAGCTACTGGCATTAACTCCTcatgaaatatttaatgctgaacaaaaaaaaaaaaaatacagtaaacaaataaataaatagcacaaACACATGGCATACAGAACATAGCTTAGTTCTTGTAAATATCCAGTAAGGATCCGTCGGCTTTTTTCTTTAGGATAGCTGAAGCTGTAGGCTCCTGCTCACAAAAACCCCTGCAAGTTTCAGCAAACCCTTTCAGGCTGTCCTTTCTTTTAAAAGTGGACCTCAACGTGCGGAACAGATCTGGGTTAGCGGCTGCAAGTTCGGCAATCGGAGCCTGCGACACGATGGTATTTCGATCTACCCCAAGCCTTGCATAAGCTTCAGCTTTGCTGATGTGATCCTTTTTAATCTTCTCCAACACCATGTTGTAGCGGCGGATGGAGTCGTCAGGGGTTTTGACTGTAGGACAAGAGAACGTGTTATTGGCCGAGTTCTATTTAATTGAACCAGCCAAGTAATACAGTGTAATATAATGTGATACAGTTTACAATTTTACATATACATAATCattgaacaaaaataagcaAACTTTAAAGTGGTAAACAGAGGTGAAAATTCATAATTGGTCCATAGAATATAGATTTGTATGTGACAATGGGCAGTGGGAAATTCAGTATTATCATTACAATAGTACAATAGTAGCacactttaattattattattttttttagctttgctgATCCTACTAGGAAACATCTGTAAACATTGTTGAAATATTAGGGTTCTGATTTATCAATCACTGTAGTGTGTTCTGATGTATCAATCACTTTAATTCGTAAAGCATTACACTAAatgaatttttacattttgtgtgcATGACAAGTTTTACAcaacattattaattattaaggtGATGGTAAGGGAGATGGTGGTTTTGCATAGGGGAGTataggtacagtatatgtaaagtacattaaaattgtttacatttattgttgACCTGCTGGCAAATCAGAGAATTACTCTACTGTATCAATTTGTGTATGACTGCATACCTCTTAGTTTCTTGCCCATTTTTTTGGCCTTTTTTGGATGGGACTTTTTCTTCTTAGCTTTCTTAGCCCCTGAGGACTCAGAATCTGGCTCTGAATCAGATGATGAATCAGAGGATGATGAATCAGTTACATTTGACTCCAGTTTCCTTTGTCCAGATGCCTGCCTTATAGGTGGAATATTGCTGGCCACATCCCCACCCTTATCACTTCTTACTGCAAGAGCTGTAAAAATCAAAAGGTTAAGGAATTCTTTGACAATGTAATTTTAAAGCTGTAATATTCTCTAATCAGTTTTACCCTCTTTGAGTCTTTCCCTGAGAAAATCTCGCTCCTCTTTAAGTGTGTCTACCCAGTCTTTTAGGATGGCAATCTCTTTTTTTTGATCCTCAATCGTCTGCTTAGCCTCCTGTAGACCTGTTTGCAGAG belongs to Clarias gariepinus isolate MV-2021 ecotype Netherlands chromosome 2, CGAR_prim_01v2, whole genome shotgun sequence and includes:
- the LOC128515996 gene encoding coiled-coil domain-containing protein 106-like: MPQTSRLEKAEEGLFVVQSPQNQQKLSSRTKSIEKVLSPLRDHPVTSAAAKANETGAPTLQTGLQEAKQTIEDQKKEIAILKDWVDTLKEERDFLRERLKEALAVRSDKGGDVASNIPPIRQASGQRKLESNVTDSSSSDSSSDSEPDSESSGAKKAKKKKSHPKKAKKMGKKLRVKTPDDSIRRYNMVLEKIKKDHISKAEAYARLGVDRNTIVSQAPIAELAAANPDLFRTLRSTFKRKDSLKGFAETCRGFCEQEPTASAILKKKADGSLLDIYKN